One genomic segment of Chitinophaga sancti includes these proteins:
- a CDS encoding TIGR00266 family protein yields the protein MRRNHEIDYRIYGEEIQIVEIELDPQETAVAESGSFMMMDQEIQMQTMFGDGSQSNQGILGKLMSAGKRMLTGESLFMTAFTNVGNGKKRVSFAAPYPGKIIPMDLSLMGGKVICQKDAFLCAAKGVSIGIEWQRKLGTGIFGGEGFIMEKLEGDGMAFVHAGGLVLEKELLPGQVLKIDTGCLVAYTSGIDFDVEFVRGIKNMVFGGEGLFFATLRGPGKVWVQSLPISRLASRIISYGTVRRKEEGSILGGLGNLLDGD from the coding sequence ATGCGACGCAACCATGAAATAGATTACCGTATCTATGGTGAAGAAATACAGATTGTCGAAATAGAACTCGATCCACAGGAGACTGCCGTGGCCGAGAGTGGTAGTTTTATGATGATGGACCAGGAGATACAGATGCAAACCATGTTTGGTGACGGTTCACAGTCTAATCAAGGTATTTTAGGAAAGTTAATGTCTGCCGGTAAGCGAATGCTGACTGGGGAGAGTCTTTTCATGACTGCATTTACGAATGTGGGGAATGGAAAGAAACGTGTAAGTTTTGCGGCACCTTACCCGGGTAAGATAATCCCCATGGATTTGTCCCTGATGGGTGGCAAGGTGATTTGCCAGAAGGATGCGTTCCTATGTGCGGCGAAGGGGGTGAGTATCGGAATAGAGTGGCAGCGTAAGCTGGGAACGGGGATCTTTGGAGGTGAGGGTTTCATCATGGAAAAGCTGGAAGGTGATGGTATGGCTTTTGTGCACGCAGGAGGGTTGGTATTAGAGAAAGAATTACTGCCTGGGCAGGTATTAAAAATAGATACAGGATGTCTGGTCGCCTATACTTCAGGAATAGATTTTGACGTTGAATTTGTACGGGGAATAAAGAATATGGTATTTGGTGGCGAGGGTTTATTTTTCGCTACATTGAGAGGACCCGGCAAGGTATGGGTACAGTCGTTGCCTATTAGCCGATTAGCAAGCAGGATCATATCATATGGAACAGTTCGCCGAAAAGAAGAAGGTAGTATACTGGGCGGATTGGGAAATTTACTGGATGGAGATTGA
- a CDS encoding efflux RND transporter permease subunit produces MQDNLNKEFKPTSWAIDNKVSVYVATIIIAIAGILSYQNLPKEQYPEVVFPQFYISTINSGTSPEDMETLVTKPIEKQLGGLSGVKSIKSTSMQDYSAITIEFEAGENMESARQEVREKVDDAKKDLPNNLTQEPQIIKIDVSQIPIMNINLSGDFDLQSLKKYADEMQDRIEALNEITRVDIVGALDREIQINVDKYKMDAAQVSFDDIANAVAAENRTISGGQVSMDGQKRTLSVKGEYKDPTKLRNIIIRSASGSTVYLRDIADVVDGFEEQESYARLGGKNVITLNVIKQSGKNLIDASDKIRVIIEDMKKDYLPKGLNVVITGDQSNATRVTLHDLINTIIIGFLLVTVILMFFMGAVNAIFVAMSVPISMFIAFLILPAYHFTLNMMVLFSFLLALGIVVDDAIVVIENVHRIFYERKDLGIVKAAKIAAGEVFLPVFSGTLTVLAPFVPLLFWPGIIGKFMFFLPLTLITTLGASLVVAYIINPVFAVDFMDRHEGENHPKPVWNRKFTYMAIVFGVIALIGYANGSVGLGNFVIFLFLLILLEKFYLGGVARRFQSNFWPKVQERYKRILQWCLIGWRPIWILIGTFGLLIFSIMLTAIRNPKVVFFPQADPNFIYAYIELPMGTDQKYTDSITHIVEDRITKVVGANNPIVESIISNVAVGAGDPSQTDLSTQPHKGKVTVAFVEFGKRDGHDTKQYLDKIRQAVKGIPGTDITVEQEQGGPPTGKPINIEIAGDEFEELTSTATKLKRYLDSLEIGGVEELRSDFQSNKPEIVVDIDRERANREGISTTTIGMALRTALYGYEASKFRDPEDDYPIMVRFRETQRNNINTLMNLNLVYRDMNMGGMIRQVPLSAVANIHYSNTYASIKRIDQKRVVTLYSNVLNGYNTNEVVQQIQTAVSDFAKPAGIQVKMTGEQEDQAETMNFLMLAMIGAFGLILMIMVTQFNSVGRPLIIFMEILFSIIGVFLGFSVFGMDISIVMTGVGIMALAGIVVRNGIVLVEFTDLLVQQNMPVYEAVVEAGRTRMTPVLLTAIAAILGLIPLAVGFNIDFETLFSHFQPHIFFGGDNVAFWGPLAWTMVYGLVFATFLTLVLVPVMYAMNKRSIDVLDYKGWPRGLKYIPFFVVFVKLFMKKETVRKLHAPDYVSDMPYRFFSGKEEEEVPHGNGVAVK; encoded by the coding sequence ATGCAAGATAATCTGAATAAAGAATTTAAGCCTACCAGCTGGGCCATTGATAATAAAGTGAGCGTGTATGTCGCTACTATTATCATAGCCATAGCAGGTATACTATCCTATCAAAATCTACCGAAGGAGCAATATCCGGAGGTTGTGTTTCCTCAGTTTTATATCAGTACTATCAATAGTGGTACATCTCCTGAAGATATGGAAACACTCGTGACCAAGCCCATTGAAAAGCAGCTGGGTGGTCTGTCTGGTGTCAAATCTATCAAGAGTACAAGTATGCAGGATTACTCTGCAATCACTATTGAGTTCGAAGCAGGAGAGAACATGGAATCGGCACGTCAGGAAGTGAGAGAGAAAGTAGACGATGCGAAGAAAGACCTGCCGAATAATCTTACACAGGAACCGCAGATCATCAAGATCGATGTATCGCAGATCCCTATAATGAACATCAACCTGTCTGGTGATTTCGATCTGCAATCACTGAAGAAGTATGCAGATGAAATGCAGGATAGGATCGAAGCGCTGAACGAGATCACCCGTGTAGATATCGTGGGTGCACTTGATCGTGAAATCCAGATCAATGTAGATAAATACAAGATGGATGCAGCACAGGTGAGTTTTGATGATATAGCTAATGCGGTGGCTGCTGAAAACAGAACCATCTCTGGCGGTCAGGTGTCCATGGATGGACAAAAGCGTACACTGAGTGTAAAGGGTGAATATAAAGATCCCACTAAATTGCGCAATATCATAATCCGCAGTGCATCTGGCTCAACCGTATACCTGCGTGATATTGCCGATGTGGTAGATGGATTTGAGGAGCAGGAAAGCTATGCGCGTCTGGGCGGTAAGAATGTGATCACGTTGAACGTGATCAAGCAGAGTGGCAAGAACCTGATCGATGCTTCTGACAAGATCAGGGTGATCATAGAGGACATGAAAAAAGATTATCTCCCTAAAGGATTGAATGTAGTGATCACGGGCGATCAGTCAAACGCTACGCGTGTAACACTACATGACCTGATCAATACCATCATCATCGGATTCCTGCTGGTGACGGTGATTCTCATGTTCTTCATGGGAGCGGTGAATGCGATCTTCGTGGCCATGTCTGTACCGATCTCAATGTTCATCGCCTTCCTGATATTGCCGGCTTATCATTTCACACTGAATATGATGGTGTTGTTCTCGTTCCTGCTGGCATTGGGGATTGTGGTGGACGATGCGATCGTGGTGATAGAAAACGTGCATCGTATCTTCTATGAACGCAAAGACCTCGGAATAGTGAAGGCGGCTAAGATAGCGGCAGGGGAGGTGTTTCTACCGGTATTTTCAGGTACACTGACGGTGTTGGCGCCATTCGTGCCCTTGCTGTTCTGGCCGGGTATCATCGGTAAGTTTATGTTCTTCCTGCCATTGACGTTGATTACGACACTCGGGGCATCGCTGGTAGTAGCTTATATTATCAATCCTGTGTTTGCCGTGGATTTTATGGACAGGCATGAAGGAGAAAACCATCCAAAGCCTGTATGGAATAGAAAGTTCACTTACATGGCGATCGTGTTTGGTGTAATTGCGCTGATAGGATATGCAAATGGCAGTGTGGGACTGGGTAACTTTGTCATCTTTTTATTCCTGCTCATACTATTGGAGAAATTTTATTTGGGGGGTGTGGCACGCCGCTTCCAGAGCAATTTCTGGCCAAAGGTACAGGAGCGTTACAAGCGTATATTACAATGGTGCCTTATTGGATGGAGACCAATATGGATATTGATCGGCACATTTGGTTTGCTCATATTCAGCATTATGCTCACGGCCATCAGGAATCCGAAAGTAGTATTCTTCCCGCAGGCAGATCCTAACTTCATCTATGCTTATATAGAGTTGCCAATGGGTACAGATCAGAAGTACACTGATAGCATCACACACATTGTAGAAGACAGGATCACAAAAGTTGTGGGTGCGAACAATCCGATAGTAGAATCTATCATCTCCAACGTAGCAGTGGGGGCGGGTGATCCATCGCAGACGGATTTGAGTACGCAGCCTCATAAAGGTAAAGTGACAGTTGCATTTGTGGAGTTTGGAAAGCGTGATGGTCATGATACCAAACAATATCTTGATAAGATCAGGCAGGCTGTAAAAGGTATACCGGGTACAGACATTACAGTAGAGCAGGAGCAGGGCGGTCCGCCAACAGGAAAGCCCATCAACATCGAAATAGCTGGTGATGAATTTGAAGAACTGACATCTACAGCCACTAAACTGAAGCGTTACCTTGATTCACTGGAGATCGGTGGCGTAGAGGAATTGCGTTCAGACTTTCAGAGCAACAAACCTGAAATTGTGGTGGATATAGATCGTGAGCGTGCAAACAGGGAAGGTATTTCCACCACAACTATTGGTATGGCATTGCGCACTGCTTTGTATGGATATGAAGCCTCTAAGTTCAGGGATCCGGAAGATGATTATCCGATCATGGTCCGGTTCAGGGAAACGCAGCGTAACAATATCAACACACTCATGAACCTGAACTTGGTATATAGGGATATGAATATGGGAGGTATGATCAGGCAGGTGCCGCTGAGTGCAGTGGCAAATATTCATTACTCCAATACTTATGCAAGTATCAAGCGTATAGATCAGAAGCGTGTGGTGACATTGTATTCAAATGTACTCAACGGTTATAATACGAACGAAGTAGTACAGCAAATACAAACAGCAGTGAGTGATTTTGCAAAGCCGGCAGGTATTCAGGTAAAGATGACGGGTGAGCAGGAAGATCAGGCAGAGACAATGAACTTCCTGATGCTTGCGATGATTGGTGCATTTGGATTGATCCTGATGATCATGGTAACGCAGTTTAATTCCGTTGGTCGTCCGCTGATCATCTTTATGGAAATCCTGTTTAGTATCATAGGGGTATTCCTTGGGTTCTCCGTTTTTGGAATGGATATCTCCATCGTAATGACGGGAGTAGGTATCATGGCGCTGGCGGGTATCGTAGTACGTAATGGTATCGTACTCGTAGAGTTTACAGATCTGTTGGTGCAACAAAATATGCCAGTGTATGAAGCGGTGGTAGAAGCGGGCAGAACCCGTATGACCCCGGTGTTACTCACGGCAATAGCAGCGATCCTTGGTTTGATTCCGCTGGCAGTGGGATTCAATATAGACTTTGAAACCTTGTTCTCTCATTTCCAGCCACATATTTTCTTTGGTGGAGACAATGTGGCGTTCTGGGGCCCATTGGCCTGGACCATGGTGTATGGGTTAGTCTTTGCTACATTCCTGACCCTGGTCCTTGTGCCGGTGATGTATGCGATGAATAAGCGGTCGATAGATGTGCTGGATTATAAAGGATGGCCGAGGGGATTGAAGTATATTCCATTCTTTGTAGTTTTTGTGAAACTGTTTATGAAGAAGGAGACGGTGCGAAAACTGCATGCGCCGGATTATGTATCAGACATGCCATATAGGTTCTTCAGTGGTAAAGAGGAAGAGGAGGTGCCACATGGAAATGGGGTAGCAGTGAAGTAA